Within the Streptomyces sp. NBC_00353 genome, the region GCCCATGGGCACGGTGGCCGCGGCGCGGGCGGCGCTGGACGGTGCCGTACGCCGGCTCGACCTGCTGGTCGACGACAGCGACGGCGTCGTCCTGGGCGCCCTGCACATCCCCGCCCTGCCCACGGCGCCGGGCTCGGCGGCCGCGCACACGGGCGTCACGGCGGTCTGGGACACCTGTCGCTCCCTGGTGCGCACACTGGTCCGCCCCGCCCCGCCCACCTCACCCGCCACACCACGCACCCATCGGCTGCGGGTCGAGACGGACGGGGTGGTGCTGAACGATCTGGACAGCCCGGTCGAATCGGTGACGGTGACCTCGCAGGGCGGCGGCGGAGGCCTCGCGGACGTGGTCGTCCACACCGCGAAGGGCGAAACTCTGACGGCGGAGGCCAAGGCGGTCACGGTCTCCGGCGCGGACTTCCGCTACCGGGCGGACACCCGGATCGCCGGCCCGGTCCGGACGCGGACCTGGACGGTGCGGGCGGGCGCGTGGGGACTGATGCTCCCGGTGGCCGAGGGATAGCTCCACGCGTCGCGGGGCCGGCCGTGCGCGGGCGCGGGAACGGGCGCACTCTGGTAACAGGTCCCGGAGGTGATGGTCATGATGAAGACCGCTGTCGGATGGCACATCGAGCTGGAATTCGAGGAGGACAACCGCCGCACCCGCGCCGCCGCCCTCGTACGACTCCCTGATGGCAACGAGGTACGTGCGCACGGGTACGCCAGCCGCCACCCTTCCGACTCCCAGCAGCCGAGGGTCGGCGAGGAGATCGCAGGAGCCAGAGCGATGAACGAACTCGCGATGAACCTGCTGACCAAGGCGCACGACGAGATCGACGAGGCGTCCGGCCGGACGTCGCACCCGCTGGCCTGAGCCGCCCCGGGGCTCAGGGGCCGGCGCCCGTCCCCAGCCGTTCCGTTACGAGAGGTCCAATTTCTTGCGGTAGTCGCGCCAGCGGTCCATCAGGCCGATCAGCTCCGTCTGCAGGAACTCGAAGAACTCCGCCGTCTCCGTGAGCCGCGCACCGGCAGGCGTGTCCTGGCCCAGGGTGCGTGCGCCTTCTCTGAGGGTGTGCTCCCAGCGGGTCAGGACCCGGTCGCGGCTGGCGAAGGTGGCGTACCAGATCTCGTTGTGCAGGCGGTAGCGGTCCCGGCGCGAGCCGGGGTCGCGCTCGCGGCCGACCATGCTGACCTGGGTGAGGTAGTTGATCGCCCCGGACACCGCCGCCGGGCTGATCTGCAGCTGTTCGCTGAGCTCCGCCGAGGTCATGGAGCCGTCGTCGTCCGCCAGCAGCGCGGCGAAGACGCGGGACGCCATCCGCTGCATGCCCGCCTCGGTCATATCGGCCGCGAAACGCTCCACGAACCGCGACACGGCCTCCTCGTCGCGGCCCTGCTCGGGTTCGCTCCCGGGTTCGTGCGCACGTCCGTCTGCGCCGGTTTCGCTGCTCATCGCCCCATCGTCTCCCCTGGAATTCCGGCGGGTCCCCCGGCCCCGGACCACACCTTGACTTTATATGCTTCCTTAACTTCACAACTTTGTGAAAGTAGCGTACGTTCAGAAACATGACGAAGGCAATCACCGTGGCCGGACTGCACAAGTCGTTCGGGCGGACGCACGCACTGGACGGCCTCGACCTCGCGGTCGAGACCGGTGAGGTCCATGGCTTCCTCGGGCCCAACGGTTCCGGGAAGTCCACCACCATCCGGGTTCTGCTGGGCCTGCTGCGGGCAGACTCCGGCGCCGCCCAGCTGCTCGGCCGGGACCCGTGGAAGGACGCGGTCGAGCTGCACCGCCGGGTGGCGTACGTCCCCGGTGACGTCACCCTGTGGCGCAACCTCTCCGGCGGCGAGGTGATCGACCTGTACGGGCGGCTGCGCGGCGGCGGCCTCGACAAGCAGCGGCGCGCCGACCTCATCGAACGGTTCGAGCTGGACCCCACCAAGAAGGGGCGGACGTACTCCAAGGGCAACCGCCAGAAGGTCGCCCTGGTCGCCGCACTCGCATCCGACGTCGACCTGCTGATCCTGGACGAGCCGACCTCCGGGCTCGACCCGCTGATGGAGGAGGTCTTCACGGACTGCGTGCGGGAGGCCGCCCGCGAACGCGGCCAGACCGTACTGCTCTCCTCGCACATCCTGAGCGAGATCGAGACACTCTGCGATCGCGTCAGCATCATCCGCAAGGGCGTCACGGTCGAGACCGGGTCCCTCGCGGACCTGCGCCACCTGACCCGTACCAGCGTCACCGCCGAACTGGCCGCCGCACCGAACGGGCTCGCCCAGTTGCCCGGCGTCCATGACCTCGACGTCCAGGGCAGGCGGGTACGGCTGCAGGTGGACACCGACAAGCTCGACGCCGTGCTGCGTTCGCTCACCACCTCGGGCGTACGGTCGCTGACCAGCACCCCGCCCACCCTGGAGGAGCTGTTCCTCCGGCACTACCAGGACGATGCGGCCACGGTCCCGGAAGAGGCGATGTCGCGATGACCGCGGAACTCGCGGTACGCCGCGGCGGTGCCGGGCAACTCACGGGAATCACCCCGCTGTTCAGGCTCGCTCTGCGCCGGGACCGCATCATGCTTCCGGTGTGGGTCCTCGTGCTCACCCTGATGGTCGTCAGCGGCGGCTCGTCGATCGAGCAGCTCTACGACACTCCGGCCGCCCGCGCCGAGGTCGCCGCGTCCATGAGCGCGAACAGCTCCTTGCGCTCCATGTACGGACCGGTCTTCGGCGACTCGATCGGAGGTCTGGTGGCCTGGCGGTTCGGCGTCCTCGCCGCCACACTGGCCGCCGTGATGAGCCTGATCATCGTCATCCGGCACACCCGCGAGGAGGAGGAGACGGGCCGTCAGGAACTGCTCTCCTCAGCAATGGTGGGGCGGCGCGCCCCCCTGACATCGGCGTTGCTCACCGCCCTGGCCGCCAACGCGCTGGTCACGCTGTTCATCACGGGCGGCCTCGCCGGACAGGGCGGAACAGGAGCGCTGGCACTCGGGCTCGCCGTCGGCGCTACCGGAATGCTCTTCGCGACGATGGCGGCGATCGTCGCGCAGCTCACCGAGAGCGCGCGGCTCGCCAAGGGGATGACGGGCGGCGTGCTCGGCCTCGCCTTCCTGCTGCGGGCGGCCGGAGACTCCGGCGCGAACGACGGGTCGTCCGTACTGACCTGGCTGTCGCCGATCGGCTGGGCCGAGAACATGCGACCGTACGCCGGCGAGCGCTGGTGGGTGCTGCTGCTTTTCGTGGCGGCAGTCGCGGCTCAGGCCGCGGCCGCGTACACACTGGCCGGGCGGCGCGACATCGGCATGGGCTTCCTCCCGGCCCGTCCGGGCCCGGCCGAGGGCCGACTCGCCACCGCGGGTGGCCTGGCCCGGCGGCTGCAGCGCGGCACGCTGCTCGGCTGGACCGCGGGCTTCGCCGTCGCGGGCGTCGTCTTCGGTGGCATGGCCGAGGGTGCGGCCGACCTGGTGGGTGACAACGAGCAGGCCAAGGAGATCTTCGCGCGGATGGGCGGACAGGAGGGCATGACCCAGGCCTTCCTGGCCACGATGGTCGGGATGCTGGGGATGATGGCCGCGTTGTATGTGGTGGCATCGATCCTCCGCCTGCACAGTGAGGAAACCTCGCAGCGCGCCGAACCGCTGCTCGCGAACCGCCTGGGGCGGTTGCGGTGGGCAGCCGGGCACCTGGTGATCGCGTTCGGCGGCGCGGTGGCCATCATGCTGGTCGGCGGGCTCGGTCTGGCCGTCGGATACGGCGACGAGTTCGGCGCGGTGCTCGGGGCGTCGCTGGTCCAGGTGCCCGCGATCTGGCTCCTCGGCGGTCTGGCGGTCCTGCTGTACGGAGCGCTTCCCAAAGCGGCTCCGGCGGCGTGGGGTGTGGTGGGAGCGTGCCTGCTGATCGGCTGGATCGGCCCGGCGCTCGACCTGCCCCGGTCAGTGATGAACCTGTCGCCCTTCGGTCATCTGCCGAAGCTGCCGGGCACCGAGATGCAGTGGGCTCCGGTGCTGCTGCTCACCGCGATGGCGGTGGCGCTGACGGGCGCGGGACTGGCGGCGCTGCGGCGACGCGACCTCCTGACCTGAGCAACGGTCCGGCCGGTCGGACCGAGTCCGGCTGAACCGCGTGCACGGCCGGACCTCCATGCGGCCGGCCCCCGGAGGGGCAGAACTCTTCCCGGGGCGGGCCGCTCCTCCCGCGAGGCACGTGCGGCCGGGCCCTGCGCCGTGCGCTCACCGCCTTCGGTGTCGCCTTCGACGTCCTGGACGGACCGCGCCTCGCGAGCGGCCCGGGGTGCTGAGCGGCGTTCGGCGGCTTCCCGTCACAGCTCCACGCGCAGCTCCTTCACGCCCCTGATCACGTAACCCGGGTTCCACTCCGG harbors:
- a CDS encoding diacylglycerol kinase, yielding MSAAQPPGNGAHQLLVVIDPVARRTDGESVRIAKDVLSAGSHAKICLPDGPEEFARALSRRGSRRPVVVGDDRTLLRAVTLLHRDRELTGEALALVPVGPAAMLELAHSLGVPMGTVAAARAALDGAVRRLDLLVDDSDGVVLGALHIPALPTAPGSAAAHTGVTAVWDTCRSLVRTLVRPAPPTSPATPRTHRLRVETDGVVLNDLDSPVESVTVTSQGGGGGLADVVVHTAKGETLTAEAKAVTVSGADFRYRADTRIAGPVRTRTWTVRAGAWGLMLPVAEG
- a CDS encoding DUF1876 domain-containing protein, whose translation is MMKTAVGWHIELEFEEDNRRTRAAALVRLPDGNEVRAHGYASRHPSDSQQPRVGEEIAGARAMNELAMNLLTKAHDEIDEASGRTSHPLA
- a CDS encoding GbsR/MarR family transcriptional regulator, producing MSSETGADGRAHEPGSEPEQGRDEEAVSRFVERFAADMTEAGMQRMASRVFAALLADDDGSMTSAELSEQLQISPAAVSGAINYLTQVSMVGRERDPGSRRDRYRLHNEIWYATFASRDRVLTRWEHTLREGARTLGQDTPAGARLTETAEFFEFLQTELIGLMDRWRDYRKKLDLS
- a CDS encoding ABC transporter ATP-binding protein, with protein sequence MTKAITVAGLHKSFGRTHALDGLDLAVETGEVHGFLGPNGSGKSTTIRVLLGLLRADSGAAQLLGRDPWKDAVELHRRVAYVPGDVTLWRNLSGGEVIDLYGRLRGGGLDKQRRADLIERFELDPTKKGRTYSKGNRQKVALVAALASDVDLLILDEPTSGLDPLMEEVFTDCVREAARERGQTVLLSSHILSEIETLCDRVSIIRKGVTVETGSLADLRHLTRTSVTAELAAAPNGLAQLPGVHDLDVQGRRVRLQVDTDKLDAVLRSLTTSGVRSLTSTPPTLEELFLRHYQDDAATVPEEAMSR
- a CDS encoding ABC transporter permease; the encoded protein is MTAELAVRRGGAGQLTGITPLFRLALRRDRIMLPVWVLVLTLMVVSGGSSIEQLYDTPAARAEVAASMSANSSLRSMYGPVFGDSIGGLVAWRFGVLAATLAAVMSLIIVIRHTREEEETGRQELLSSAMVGRRAPLTSALLTALAANALVTLFITGGLAGQGGTGALALGLAVGATGMLFATMAAIVAQLTESARLAKGMTGGVLGLAFLLRAAGDSGANDGSSVLTWLSPIGWAENMRPYAGERWWVLLLFVAAVAAQAAAAYTLAGRRDIGMGFLPARPGPAEGRLATAGGLARRLQRGTLLGWTAGFAVAGVVFGGMAEGAADLVGDNEQAKEIFARMGGQEGMTQAFLATMVGMLGMMAALYVVASILRLHSEETSQRAEPLLANRLGRLRWAAGHLVIAFGGAVAIMLVGGLGLAVGYGDEFGAVLGASLVQVPAIWLLGGLAVLLYGALPKAAPAAWGVVGACLLIGWIGPALDLPRSVMNLSPFGHLPKLPGTEMQWAPVLLLTAMAVALTGAGLAALRRRDLLT